From a single Rutidosis leptorrhynchoides isolate AG116_Rl617_1_P2 chromosome 5, CSIRO_AGI_Rlap_v1, whole genome shotgun sequence genomic region:
- the LOC139849201 gene encoding uncharacterized protein: MEINGFTQRADESLYDAWVRFKKLLRACPPHGLTKKEYINTFYREDTGVSKEKGKEKVDSTEGTGNDESGKKKGDESSRITRPVTYPKSLKKDKLVAQYKKFQEMLKNVSVNLPITDVLKGMPNYGRFIKELISQRGKYHDETSFFIEEECNKILATRPRIPKKLGDPRNFIFPCKFGESELFNALADLGASINLMPHSLYERLGLGLLKPTRISIRLANHSFDTAIGIAEDILVDHFLATADNIILVRRNQLNNGVGEERVTINIQEAMKQPSNTDDDECYAFEHIDLYVHDELEKLLKVDTSKFNQTCDNEIVYLEAEFKELMNVIVDDFQSKDETIREESFESIPHEDRF; the protein is encoded by the exons ATGGAGATTAATGGGTTCACACAACGAGCTGATGAGAGTTTGTATGATGCATGGGTACGATTTAAGAAGCTactaagagcttgcccaccgcatgGTTTGACGAAGAAGGAGTATATCAACACATTCTATCGAG AGGATACCGGGGTTAGTAAGGAGAAGGGTAAAGAAAAGGTCGACTCAACCGAGGGTACTGGTAATGATGAATCGGGTAAGAAGAAAGGTGATGAGTCTTCAAGGATTACGAGACCGGTGACATATCCAAAATCTTTAAAGAAGGACAAGTTGGTGGCTCAATACAAAAAGTTTCAAGAAATGCTGAAAAATGTCTCGGTTAACCTACCAATCACTGATGTGCTTAAAGGAATGCCGAATTACGGTCGGTTCATCAAGGAGCTAATATCTCAAAGGGGTAAATATCATGACGAAACATCTTTCTTCATTGAAGAGGAGTGCAACAAGATTCTTGCAACAAGGCCAAGGATTCCTAAGAAGTTAGGAGACCCGAGAAATTTTATTTTCCCTTGTAAGTTCGGTGAATCGGAATTGTTCAATGCACTAGCCGACTTGGGTGCAAGCATTAACCTAATGCCCCATTCACTTTACGAGAGGCTTGGTCTTGGACTTCTTAAACCAACTCGAATTAGTATAAGGTTGGCCAACCATTCGTTTGATACTGCTATCGGCATCGCCGAGGACATCTTG GTAGACCATTTTTTGGCGACCGCCGACAACATCATCTTAGTACGACGCAACCAACTTAACAATGGAGTTGGCGAAGAGCGTGTGACCATCAATATTCAGGAAGCTATGAAGCAACCGAGTAACACCGATGATGATGAGTGTTATGCCTTTGAACATATTGACCTTTATGTGCATGATGAACTTGAAAAACTTTTAAAGGTTGATACTTCGAAGTTCAACCAAACTTGTGATAATGAGATTGTGTATTTAGAGGCCGAATTTAAGGAACTAATGAATGTTATTGTGGATGATTTTCAAAGTAAAGATGAGACCATTCGGGAAGAGTCATTTGAGTCCATCCCTCATGAAGATAGATTCTGA